DNA from Halobaculum sp. XH14:
GCTCCAGCCGGTCGCGGCCTTGACCTCGTCCGGGTTCGCGGTCCGGACGTCGTCGGAATCGAGTTCCGACGCCAGCCGTTCCTCCGAGACCCGGTTGTCGCCGGCGGTCAACACGACCACGACGTCGTCGTCGGCCACGAACACGAGGCTCTTGACGATCTGTCCCACGTCACAGTCGATGGCGGCCGCCGCGTCGGCGGCGGTCTTCGTGCCCTCGGGGAACTCCTCGACCCGTACGTCGAACCCGAGTTCGTCGCTCGCCCGACTGGTGAATCGATCTGCGGTCGGATGCATGGTCGGTGGAGGTCGTTTCGTGCCGAAATACCCGGCGGACACGGCAGGTACCGACCGCGGGGTTTAGGTTCCTCCTTCACCTTTCGTTACTCGATGAACTGCTCCCCGACGCTTCCCATGCGTATGCGAACGCACCCCTTCTAGCGCCGAGCGGAGCGTCCGACCCCGACCGATCCCGACCGGATCCGACGGGTGAGTCGTGAACGCCGGCGTCCACGCACCGACGACCGACCGACGGGCGAGGGGTTCGCCCGATTCGGCGGGCTTTAGGCCCGCATCCACGACACACGACCATGAGCCACGAGGAGTTCCCGACGGACACGCCGGCGGTGGTTACCTGCGGGTTGCCGTACGCGAACGGCGACCTGCACATCGGCCACCTCCGCACGTACGTGGGCGGCGACGTCTACTCGCGCGCCCTCGAATCGCTCGGCCAGCGAACCACGTTCGTCTCGGGGTCCGACATGCACGGCACGCCCGTCGCGGTCAACGCCGAGAAGGCGGGCACGGATCCCGAGTCGTTCGCCCTGGACTGGCACGAGCAGTACGAGGAAACGTTCCCCCGCTTCGACGTCGAGTTCGACAACTACGGGCACACCCACGACGCGACGAACACCGACCTCACGCGCGAGTTCGTGCGGACCCTCGAGGAGAACGGCCACGTCTACGAGAAGGAGATCAAGGTCGCCTACGACCCGGAGGCCGACCAGTCGCTTCCGGACCGCTACGTCGAGGGAACGTGCCCGTACTGCGGGGCGAAGGCGCGAGGCGACGAGTGCGACGAGGGCTGCGGCCGGCACCTCGAACCCGGCGAGGTCGAGAACCCACGTTCGACGGTCACCGGCAACCCCGCGGAGTACCGCGACCAGACCCACAAGTTCTTCCGCGTCTCGGCGTTCAAGGAGTACCTCTCGGGCTTTCTTGACCGGCTCGAAGGGACCTCGAACGCGCGAAATCAGCCCCGCGAGTGGGTCGAGGGCGAGCTCCGGGACTGGTGTATCACCCGTGACATGGACTGGGGCATCGACTACCCCGAGATCGAGGGCGAGGAGCCGACCGATCTGGTTCTCTACGTCTGGGTCGACGCGCCCATCGAGTACGTCTCCTCGACGAAGCAGTACTCCGAGCGCGTCGGCGCCGACGAGTACGACTGGGTCGAGGCCTGGCAGGAGGACGGCGAGATCGTCCACGTCATCGGGCGGGACATCATCCAGCACCACACCGTGTTCTGGCCCGCGATGTTGCACGGCGTCGACTACGACGAGCCGCGCGCCGTGATGGCCTCCGGGTTCATGACGCTCGACGGCGACGGGTTCTCCACGTCCCGGAACCGCGCGGTCTGGGCCCGCGAGTACCTCGAGGAGGGGTTCCACCCGGACCTGCTGCGCTACTACCTCGCCACGAACGGCGGGTTCCAGCAGGACGTCGACTTCTCGTGGGAGAAGTTCCGCGACCGCGTGAACAACGAACTCGTCGGGACGGTGGGTAACTTCCTCTACCGCTCGCTGCTGTTTGCACACCGCAACTTCGACGGGACGCCCGACGCCGACGTGTCGCCCGAGGTCGAATCCCGCATCGAGGAAGCCGTCGACGAGTTCGCGGCCGGCGTCAACGACTACTCCGTGCGCGCGGTCGGCAACGCGACCGTCGAGCTCGCTCGCTTCGGCAACGAGTACATCCAGCGCGAGGAGCCCTGGAACCTCGTCGGTGAGGACGAGGAGGCCGCCGCCCAAGTGATCCGCGACTGCGTGCAGCTCGCCAGGGCGGTGGCGGTGCTGTTCGAGCCTGTCGCTCCCGGGAAGAGCCAGGAACTGTGGGAAAAGCTCGGCGAGGACGGCAGCGTTCACGAGGTTCCCGCGGACGCGGCCCTCGAGGCTCCGCCACGCGAGTTCGGCCACCCGGAGGAGCTGTACGAGAAGATCGAGGACGACCGCGTCGAGGAGCTGAACGAGAAGCTGGAGCGACGGGTCGCCGAAGCGGCGGGCGACGACGATGACGCCGAAAGCGACGGGGACGACGACGCCGGAACCGAAACCGATGAGGTGACCGCGTCCGGCGAAGCTGACGTGAGCGAGTTCGAACCGATCGAGTCCGACCGGATCAGCTTCGAGGAGTTCCAGGAGCTCGACCTCCGTGTCGGCGAGATCGTGAGCGCGGAGCCGATCCCCGACGCCGACAAGCTGGTCGCCCTTGCGGTCGACATCGGCGTCGAGACGCGGAACATCGTCGCGGGCCTCAAGCAACTCCACGACGTCGAGGCGCTGGCGGGGACGCCGGTCGTCGTCGTCGCCAACCTGGAGAAGGCGGAGCTGTTCGGCCACGAGTCGAACGGCATGGTGCTCGCGGCGGGCGAGGACGCCGACCTCCTCACCACCCACGAGGACAGCGAACCGGGTACCCGCGTCCGATAGGGCTCCGATTCCCGGTCCCCGCTTGCGGTTACTCCGGCAGTTTCCCGGTCCGGCTGAGCAGGACGAGGACGGCGAGCAGGAGTCCGACCCCGACCCCGCCGGCCGAGAACACGGCGTCGAACGCGAACCCCAGGTCCCGCAGTTCCCCGACCACCCAGGAGCCGCCGGCCTGTACGAACATCATCGTCCCGCTGTACACCGCGTACGCGGAGCCGCGCGTCTCGTCGGGGAGCGTGTCGAGCATGTACGTGTCCATCGCCGGGAACAGCGAGTGGACGACGTAGCCGAGCACCGCGGACGCGAGGAGCACCTGCACGATCCCCTCCGAGACGATGAGTCCGAACAGCGCGAGGACGAAGCCGGCGACGATGCTCAACAGGTACGGGACGTGCGGGAACCGGTCGGCGAGCCGTCCCGAGACGAGAAACGCCGGGACGCCCGCGGCGAAGATGACCGTCAGCAGGTTGCGTTCGAGCACCGGCGGCACCGACTTCGTCCCCATGTACAGCTCGTAGAAGTTGAACACCCCCTGCCAGAGCAATCCGACCCCGCCGAGGATGGCGACGCCCGTGAGGATCGTCCGCCACTCGGCCCGTGCGGCCCCCAGCAGGTCCCGATCCGCGGCACCGGCGTCCGGGAGCGTCGCGGACCGGGCGCTGAAAAAGAGGACGACCGTCACCGTCGCCGCCGCCAGCGCCATCCCGACGAACACGACGCGCCACCGGTCGGCCCCGAACAGCCGCCAGTTCGTCGCCAGCACGACCGTGACCAGCGGCGCGGCGGCGACCGCGGCGAGCTGGCTCGCCGTCCCGTGGATCCCGAGCAGTCGCCCGACGCGGTTGGGAAACAGTTCCGAAACGAGCGGGTTGGCGGCGACGAAGTACGCGCCCGAGGCCAGTCCCATGCCGACGGCACCGACCATCAGCATCGCCAGCGAGTTCGCCGCGGCGATGAACGAGGCGGCGACGGTCAACAGCGCGCCCGCGCCGAGGACGACGTAGTGGCGCGGCCAGCGCGTCAGCAGCCAGCCGGTTGGCACCCGAAGCGCGGCGCTCCCGACCCACGCCATCGTCGCGAGCAGCCCCGCCGTTCCCGCGGTGAGGTCGAACACGGCGATGAACTCCGAGAGGAGCGGCGCGAACACGACCCTCGCCATGTTGACGAGGAAGACCGCGCCACAGAGCGTTCCGAACAGTCGCCCCCTTGACACGGGCGGCCGTTCGACACCCGGTAGGTCAAAGCTTCCGACTCGCCAGTGCGGGCGAAAATCGTGCGCCGTCTTTTTGCCCCTCCCCCCGAAAAGGCCGTTTATGAAGTCGACTCGCAAGGGGCTCCGGGATGGCGACCTCGAGAAGGACAACTACGAGCGGCTGCTGTGTGCCGACTGCGGGGAGTCCCTCAAGACGGAGAACTCCCCGGACGAGGTGTTCTCCGTTCGGATCTGCGCCGAGTGTGGCCGCGAGTGGAAGGAGCTCCGGTAAGCGGCCGCCGAAACGCGAACGGCGCTACTCGAAGATCGCATCGAACGCCGACGCACCCATCGGATCGAAGGTCCCTGCGGCGACGTTCTCGCGGACGTGTTCGACGGTACTCATCCCGACCAGTGCGCCGGTCACCGCCGGCGCGGAGCGGGCGAAGTTCAGCGCGCGCTGTGCCGACGTCTCACCGGCCAGTTCGGCGGCGATCTCCGGGGGGAGCCCCCCGGCAAGCGCCCCCTGGCCGAGGCTGGCGCTGGCGAACACGCCGAGTCCCTCCCGGTTGGCGAACTCCAGCGCGCTCACTCGCTCGTCACCGTGCGTGTGTGACGCGACGTTGAACGCGTCGGCCATTCCGACGTTGAACGGGAGCTGGATCGCCCGCAGGCCGTGGGAATCGACGCCGACGGTCTCGGTCGCGCTTGCCGCCAGTTTCAGCACCCTACCCAGGTCGAGGAACGACTCGTGCTCGCGGCCGACGCGGAACGCCTCCCAGGAGGCGACGCCATAACGGCCGACCTCGCCCGCCGCGCGACGGCGTTCGAGCGCCCGGAAGGCATCTCCTAACTGCTCGTACACGGCCTCGCGGTCCCGCACCGAGAGCTGGGTTTCCGGGTTGTGAACGTAGTAGCAGTCGACAGTCTCGAGGCCGAGGTTCGAGAGCGACCGGTCGAGCAGTTCCTCGAGAAACGCCGGCGCGATGCTGTGGCTCCCGCGTGCGAGGTCCCCGGGGTCGACCAGTCCGGGCTCGACGAACTCCTCGCGGACGTACGCTCCCGGGTCGTCGGGACGCTCGCCGTCGAACGGGACGAACCCGCCCTTCGTCGTCACGACGACTTCCTCCCGCTCGGCCGCGGACTCCCGGACCGCATCTCCGATCACGCGCTCGCTCCGCTGGCAGCGGTAGTTGATGGCCGTATCCACGAGGTTCACGCCCGCGTCGAGCGCGCTCCGAATCGTCTCGCAGTACCGCGAATCGA
Protein-coding regions in this window:
- a CDS encoding YbaK/EbsC family protein, with protein sequence MHPTADRFTSRASDELGFDVRVEEFPEGTKTAADAAAAIDCDVGQIVKSLVFVADDDVVVVLTAGDNRVSEERLASELDSDDVRTANPDEVKAATGWSIGGVPPFLHEERVPVYLDESLLAHDQVWAAAGTPEAVFPLKPDELERLADPTPVDAFGSA
- a CDS encoding aldo/keto reductase, with the protein product MATAAGTWSYRDRFGDRFGRTYFRRFGRGVVSSVGLGTYLGEPTDAVDSRYCETIRSALDAGVNLVDTAINYRCQRSERVIGDAVRESAAEREEVVVTTKGGFVPFDGERPDDPGAYVREEFVEPGLVDPGDLARGSHSIAPAFLEELLDRSLSNLGLETVDCYYVHNPETQLSVRDREAVYEQLGDAFRALERRRAAGEVGRYGVASWEAFRVGREHESFLDLGRVLKLAASATETVGVDSHGLRAIQLPFNVGMADAFNVASHTHGDERVSALEFANREGLGVFASASLGQGALAGGLPPEIAAELAGETSAQRALNFARSAPAVTGALVGMSTVEHVRENVAAGTFDPMGASAFDAIFE
- a CDS encoding HVO_0758 family zinc finger protein; this encodes MKSTRKGLRDGDLEKDNYERLLCADCGESLKTENSPDEVFSVRICAECGREWKELR
- a CDS encoding MFS transporter — translated: MSRGRLFGTLCGAVFLVNMARVVFAPLLSEFIAVFDLTAGTAGLLATMAWVGSAALRVPTGWLLTRWPRHYVVLGAGALLTVAASFIAAANSLAMLMVGAVGMGLASGAYFVAANPLVSELFPNRVGRLLGIHGTASQLAAVAAAPLVTVVLATNWRLFGADRWRVVFVGMALAAATVTVVLFFSARSATLPDAGAADRDLLGAARAEWRTILTGVAILGGVGLLWQGVFNFYELYMGTKSVPPVLERNLLTVIFAAGVPAFLVSGRLADRFPHVPYLLSIVAGFVLALFGLIVSEGIVQVLLASAVLGYVVHSLFPAMDTYMLDTLPDETRGSAYAVYSGTMMFVQAGGSWVVGELRDLGFAFDAVFSAGGVGVGLLLAVLVLLSRTGKLPE
- the metG gene encoding methionine--tRNA ligase translates to MSHEEFPTDTPAVVTCGLPYANGDLHIGHLRTYVGGDVYSRALESLGQRTTFVSGSDMHGTPVAVNAEKAGTDPESFALDWHEQYEETFPRFDVEFDNYGHTHDATNTDLTREFVRTLEENGHVYEKEIKVAYDPEADQSLPDRYVEGTCPYCGAKARGDECDEGCGRHLEPGEVENPRSTVTGNPAEYRDQTHKFFRVSAFKEYLSGFLDRLEGTSNARNQPREWVEGELRDWCITRDMDWGIDYPEIEGEEPTDLVLYVWVDAPIEYVSSTKQYSERVGADEYDWVEAWQEDGEIVHVIGRDIIQHHTVFWPAMLHGVDYDEPRAVMASGFMTLDGDGFSTSRNRAVWAREYLEEGFHPDLLRYYLATNGGFQQDVDFSWEKFRDRVNNELVGTVGNFLYRSLLFAHRNFDGTPDADVSPEVESRIEEAVDEFAAGVNDYSVRAVGNATVELARFGNEYIQREEPWNLVGEDEEAAAQVIRDCVQLARAVAVLFEPVAPGKSQELWEKLGEDGSVHEVPADAALEAPPREFGHPEELYEKIEDDRVEELNEKLERRVAEAAGDDDDAESDGDDDAGTETDEVTASGEADVSEFEPIESDRISFEEFQELDLRVGEIVSAEPIPDADKLVALAVDIGVETRNIVAGLKQLHDVEALAGTPVVVVANLEKAELFGHESNGMVLAAGEDADLLTTHEDSEPGTRVR